Genomic window (Apis cerana isolate GH-2021 linkage group LG1, AcerK_1.0, whole genome shotgun sequence):
CTCGACCAAACCGATTAGGCTAGCCTCCATTAATCCTGGGTCGTGCAAGAAATCGATAACATTATTTAAGGCCGTAATTACGCTGGCACAATGAGCTTGAAACCGTTTATTAGCCGGCAATTCGTTCAAGGGAGTGTCCATGAAAGCGGTAAAGTATCGCTGATATTccggatattttttaaagaatctgaAATTCGTCATTCGTTGAAACGTGGGGATAAATCGATCGtcaggggggagggaaagaacAGAAGAATttaagagaggagaaaaaaattcatatgttCGGGGGAAAGCGCGATTAAAAGGGTgaattgtgaaaaatcatATTGATATTGAAGATAACGAGAATAtcgagagggggaaaaaaaaaaaaaagaagaaaagaaaaaggaataacaTGAAATTGCAGcgatgaagaataattttatctctcttatttttttacattatcaattttttgcaCCATTATTACGACGAAGGTTATCAATATTACAACTTCATGTTCTCGAGAGACATGTTTCTCGAGATTAAGAagacagaaaaaagaaaaagaaaataaaagaataaaagataaataaaacgttTACAACGACTGGGAGCTCAAAAGAGTTTCCATTCGAGCGACTTCTCTTTATTACGATACGATCGCGATACGACAATCGATTTTacgaataacgataataataataataataataataaaagaagcaTACACGCGCGCGTGCGCgtacacacgtacacacacgCGTGCACACACGCTTACATCCCGCTCTTAAAAGCGAAACTTACGCGGTCATCACGGCAATCCCGGAAGCTACCTCGTCCTTCCTGACAACTGCCCACGTGTTCTGCACTAATTTCTTCTGCCTCTCGGTCAATCCTGTCGCCTGATCGATCCTGTTATCGTCCGATGACGAAATCCCGAGGAAACGTAGAAACGTTCCCATCGCTCCTCGTCTGTTGGGTATCGTCGTTGCGACGTGCGTCgggcgaaagaaaagaaagaaagaaaagaaaaggaaaaaaaaaaaaaaagaaggagccCTTTCGAGTCAGAAATAGGCGAGGAATGAGTctgcttctcctcctcc
Coding sequences:
- the LOC107992826 gene encoding globin translates to MGTFLRFLGISSSDDNRIDQATGLTERQKKLVQNTWAVVRKDEVASGIAVMTAFFKKYPEYQRYFTAFMDTPLNELPANKRFQAHCASVITALNNVIDFLHDPGLMEASLIGLVERHKKRGQTKEEFQNLKEVMLEVLRQALGKQYTPEVAEAWNKTLDMMFAKIYQVFAS